Proteins encoded together in one Caldicellulosiruptor saccharolyticus DSM 8903 window:
- a CDS encoding ABC transporter ATP-binding protein: MPHHLLKVENLSFAVNGLTILNNINLFLNANEIRFLIGPNGAGKTTLMDIICGKISPSKGRIVFNEKDITYHPNYIRAKVGIVRKFQTPSVFNTLTVRDNLILSFISEVGLKTVEKNIKEINERIEEISRIFNLEKKLSEKAQNLSHGERQMLELCMIMVKKPSLVLLDEPGAGLSKTEKKNLSKIIEQIRQNTTVLIVEHDMDFVRMFETARVTVLHEGQIIAEGKMDEIQNNKQVIEVYLGKGRSRDYVVNQ; the protein is encoded by the coding sequence ATGCCTCATCACTTGTTAAAAGTTGAAAATCTCTCGTTTGCAGTAAATGGATTAACCATACTTAATAATATTAATCTTTTTCTAAATGCTAATGAAATAAGGTTTTTAATAGGGCCCAATGGAGCAGGCAAAACAACATTAATGGATATTATTTGTGGAAAAATTTCTCCTTCTAAAGGCAGAATTGTTTTTAATGAAAAAGATATTACCTATCATCCTAATTATATACGTGCAAAAGTAGGGATTGTTAGAAAATTTCAGACACCAAGTGTTTTTAATACGTTAACAGTGCGCGATAATCTTATTTTGAGTTTTATAAGTGAAGTTGGCTTAAAAACAGTCGAAAAAAATATAAAAGAAATAAACGAAAGAATTGAAGAAATAAGTAGAATTTTCAATTTAGAAAAAAAACTTTCAGAAAAAGCACAAAACCTATCTCATGGTGAACGTCAAATGTTGGAATTATGTATGATTATGGTAAAAAAACCTTCATTAGTTTTGTTAGATGAACCAGGTGCGGGATTAAGTAAAACTGAAAAGAAAAATCTATCTAAAATTATTGAGCAAATTAGACAAAATACAACAGTGTTGATTGTAGAACACGATATGGACTTTGTGAGAATGTTTGAAACTGCAAGAGTGACTGTACTACATGAGGGGCAAATCATAGCAGAAGGGAAAATGGATGAAATTCAAAATAACAAGCAAGTGATTGAAGTTTACTTAGGGAAAGGGAGGAGTAGAGATTATGTTGTTAATCAATAA
- the urtC gene encoding urea ABC transporter permease subunit UrtC, translated as MSRNYNNLMSRVFELILFGSLMLLPFVTSSFRVALFGKYLSYSIAAVGIVLLWGYTGILSLGQAVFFGLGAYALGMYLKLEASNFGLTDFMQWCGLEKLPLLWVPFKNVFIAILLGILIPALLAGALGYFTFKRSIKDVYFTLITQALAVIFVTLFIGQQPLTGGTNGLTNFKTFLGISLKDEKIKMWIYYLTLAVVIVLYVVGKVIVKKYGNILIAIRDNEERLKYLGINPLGYKITIYIFSAVLAAIGGMLFVLNVGMISPSEMGIIPSIELVLGVAIGGKVNLLGGIAGTVVAYFLKSIISENYPDIWLYLLGVVFIMISLIEYTNIKLIKNIRFSKLKKHITF; from the coding sequence ATGAGTAGAAATTATAACAACTTAATGTCCAGAGTTTTCGAATTAATTTTGTTTGGAAGTTTGATGTTACTTCCTTTTGTTACCTCATCATTCAGAGTTGCTTTGTTTGGCAAGTATCTTTCTTATAGTATAGCAGCTGTAGGGATTGTGTTATTATGGGGTTATACAGGAATTCTAAGTTTAGGGCAAGCAGTCTTCTTTGGATTAGGGGCTTATGCATTAGGAATGTACTTGAAATTAGAGGCTTCAAATTTTGGATTAACCGATTTTATGCAATGGTGTGGGTTAGAAAAATTACCACTTTTGTGGGTGCCATTTAAAAACGTGTTTATTGCTATTTTATTAGGAATTCTTATTCCGGCACTATTAGCAGGTGCATTAGGTTATTTCACTTTTAAGAGGAGTATTAAAGATGTGTATTTTACTTTAATTACTCAAGCACTGGCTGTAATTTTTGTGACGCTTTTTATAGGTCAGCAACCTCTAACAGGTGGAACAAATGGATTAACCAATTTTAAGACCTTTTTAGGGATTAGCCTAAAAGATGAAAAGATAAAAATGTGGATATATTATCTAACACTTGCTGTTGTTATAGTGTTGTATGTTGTGGGTAAAGTGATTGTAAAGAAATATGGGAATATATTAATTGCAATAAGAGACAATGAAGAGAGATTAAAATATTTAGGAATAAATCCATTAGGATACAAAATAACTATATATATATTTTCAGCTGTTTTGGCAGCAATTGGTGGAATGTTATTTGTATTGAATGTTGGAATGATTTCGCCGAGCGAAATGGGTATTATTCCATCAATAGAATTAGTTTTAGGAGTTGCAATTGGTGGAAAAGTAAATCTTCTTGGTGGTATTGCGGGAACTGTAGTGGCATATTTCTTAAAGAGTATTATAAGTGAGAATTATCCAGATATTTGGTTATATCTACTGGGAGTTGTGTTTATTATGATTTCGTTAATTGAGTATACAAATATAAAACTGATTAAAAATATAAGATTCTCAAAATTAAAAAAACACATAACATTTTGA
- the urtB gene encoding urea ABC transporter permease subunit UrtB, with protein MSYWFSNIFNALSVGSIYILIAMGLVITFGLMKIINMAHGEFIMLGAYTTYVIQNVFEKYWKSFFDYYILVAIPVAFIVGFLIGVFIEKTIVKRLYERTLDSLLLTWGISLILQQLVRNIFGAPNVEVKTPQWMSKQINFASHLFIPSRRLFILVVAISLLILMFILLNKTVIGLRIKAVLQNREIASALGINSEEIDSLSFGIGTGLAGVAGCCLTILGPIGPSMGTNYIIDAFMIVILGGMGYLPGVIISSLIIGFLKTFFELNMSTTMAKVLIFIIIILILQFKPHGLYYRPERSAV; from the coding sequence ATTAGTTACTGGTTTAGTAATATATTCAATGCTCTTAGTGTTGGTAGCATTTACATCTTAATTGCTATGGGTCTTGTCATAACATTTGGTTTAATGAAAATTATAAATATGGCTCATGGAGAGTTTATAATGCTTGGTGCGTACACTACTTATGTAATTCAGAATGTTTTTGAAAAGTATTGGAAGTCGTTCTTTGACTATTACATTTTAGTTGCAATACCTGTGGCTTTCATAGTAGGGTTTTTAATAGGTGTTTTTATTGAAAAGACTATTGTGAAAAGGCTATACGAGCGCACGTTAGATAGTTTGCTTTTGACTTGGGGCATAAGTCTAATTCTTCAACAGTTAGTTCGAAATATATTTGGAGCTCCTAACGTTGAAGTAAAGACACCACAATGGATGTCAAAGCAAATTAATTTTGCTTCTCATTTGTTTATACCATCAAGACGACTTTTTATCCTTGTGGTAGCAATTAGTCTTTTGATACTAATGTTTATCTTGCTGAACAAAACTGTAATAGGGTTAAGGATTAAAGCAGTTCTTCAGAATCGAGAGATTGCTTCAGCATTAGGAATAAATTCTGAAGAAATTGATTCCTTGTCATTTGGTATAGGCACAGGACTTGCAGGTGTAGCTGGATGTTGTTTGACCATACTTGGGCCTATAGGTCCAAGCATGGGCACAAATTATATCATAGATGCTTTTATGATTGTTATTTTAGGTGGAATGGGGTATTTACCAGGGGTTATCATTAGTTCTTTAATTATTGGATTTTTAAAAACCTTCTTTGAATTAAATATGAGTACTACCATGGCTAAAGTTTTGATTTTCATAATCATAATTTTAATACTTCAATTTAAACCTCATGGCTTGTATTACAGACCCGAAAGGAGCGCAGTATGA
- the urtA gene encoding urea ABC transporter substrate-binding protein, producing the protein MLIKMLSLLLVIVMVVAVLYGCKKSSSSSESEKEKSEETIKVGILHSLSGTMSISEVSLKDAELMAIEEINNNGGVLGKKLEPIVEDGASDWPTFAEKAKKLLQKDKVAVIFGCWTSASRKAVLPVVEENNGLLFYPVQYEGLESSPNIFYMGAAPNQQIVPAVKWLFDNGKKRFYLLGSDYVFPRTANKIIKAYLKYLGGVVVGEEYTPLGHTDYSSVINKIKAAKPDVVFNTLNGDSNVAFFKQLKDAGIDANTLPVMSVSIAEEEIKGIGPEYLKGHLVTWNYFQSVDTPENKEFVEKYKKKYGEDRVTDDPIEAAYIGVYLWAKAVEKAGSTDVDKVREAAKGIEFNAPEGPVKIDGDNQHLYKTVRIGEILENGQIRELWKTNKPVKPDPYLKGYEWAQGLSEQ; encoded by the coding sequence ATGTTGATAAAAATGTTGTCTTTGTTATTAGTAATTGTAATGGTTGTGGCTGTCTTATACGGGTGCAAAAAGTCTTCATCTTCTTCTGAAAGTGAAAAAGAGAAAAGTGAAGAAACAATAAAAGTTGGCATTCTACATTCATTAAGTGGGACAATGTCAATAAGTGAGGTTTCTCTGAAAGACGCAGAGTTAATGGCCATAGAAGAAATTAATAATAATGGTGGAGTACTTGGTAAAAAATTGGAGCCTATAGTAGAGGACGGAGCATCGGATTGGCCAACATTTGCTGAAAAAGCTAAGAAACTTTTGCAAAAAGACAAGGTAGCAGTTATTTTTGGTTGTTGGACGTCTGCGAGTAGAAAGGCTGTTTTACCAGTTGTAGAAGAAAATAATGGTTTACTGTTTTACCCAGTTCAATATGAAGGTTTAGAATCATCACCCAATATTTTCTATATGGGAGCTGCACCAAACCAACAGATAGTTCCAGCCGTGAAATGGTTATTTGACAATGGCAAAAAAAGATTTTATTTGTTGGGTTCAGATTATGTTTTTCCACGTACAGCAAATAAGATTATTAAGGCTTATCTAAAGTATTTGGGCGGTGTTGTGGTTGGAGAAGAATACACGCCATTGGGTCATACAGATTATAGTTCTGTGATAAATAAAATCAAAGCTGCAAAGCCAGATGTAGTGTTTAATACGCTAAATGGCGATAGTAATGTGGCATTTTTCAAGCAGTTAAAAGATGCGGGAATTGATGCCAATACTCTACCAGTTATGTCAGTAAGCATTGCAGAAGAAGAAATCAAAGGAATTGGTCCAGAATATTTAAAAGGGCATCTTGTAACATGGAACTATTTCCAAAGCGTAGATACTCCTGAAAATAAAGAGTTTGTAGAGAAATATAAGAAGAAATATGGAGAAGACAGGGTAACCGATGATCCTATTGAAGCAGCATATATAGGAGTGTATTTATGGGCTAAAGCTGTTGAAAAAGCAGGGTCAACAGATGTAGATAAAGTAAGAGAAGCTGCGAAAGGAATTGAGTTTAATGCTCCGGAAGGCCCTGTTAAGATCGACGGAGACAATCAACATTTATATAAGACAGTTAGAATAGGCGAAATACTAGAAAATGGACAAATAAGAGAACTGTGGAAAACAAATAAACCGGTAAAACCAGATCCGTACCTAAAAGGTTATGAATGGGCCCAAGGATTAAGTGAGCAATAA
- a CDS encoding P-II family nitrogen regulator, with product MKKIECIIRPEKLEEVKDALNQLGIKGMTVSQVMGCGLQKGKTEYYRGVEININLLPKIKIELIVKDSEVDRIVDTIIKVARSGKIGDGKIFIYNVEDAVRIRTGEKGESAI from the coding sequence ATGAAAAAGATTGAGTGTATAATCAGGCCTGAGAAGCTTGAAGAGGTAAAGGATGCTTTAAATCAACTTGGGATAAAAGGCATGACAGTGTCACAGGTTATGGGCTGTGGTCTTCAAAAGGGAAAGACTGAGTATTACAGAGGTGTTGAGATTAACATAAACCTCTTACCAAAAATAAAGATTGAGCTTATTGTAAAAGACTCAGAGGTTGATAGAATTGTAGACACAATCATAAAAGTTGCACGCTCTGGCAAGATAGGCGATGGAAAGATATTCATCTACAATGTCGAAGATGCAGTGAGAATCAGAACCGGTGAAAAGGGTGAAAGTGCGATTTGA
- a CDS encoding ammonium transporter, giving the protein MNRSFKILLGIVLLILALILGFSTAKADQITPEKVATAIDNVWVLITAFLVFFMQAGFAMVEAGFTRAKNASNIVMKNLMDFAIGSVIFWLFGFAFMFGKDAGGFIGTSGFFLSDSFKHLGLSIPLTSFLMFQTVFAATAATIVSGAMAERTKFIAYCIYSAVISFIIYPVVGHWAWGGGWLSKLGFIDFAGSTVVHSVGGWSALIGAAMLGPRIGKYTKDGKVNAIPGHSITLAALGTFILWFGWFGFNPGSTLSSMNDKIGDIAVNTNLAAAMGANLAMIYTWLKYKKPDVSMTLNGALAGLVAITAGCASVNAWGAAIIGGLAGILVVVAVEFIDKKLKIDDPVGAISVHGVCGAFGTLMVGLFATDGGLFYGGGIKQFLVQLAGVASTFIWTTITAFILFAIIKLTVGLRVSEEEEIEGLDVTEHGTAAYGDFVIKSQTVK; this is encoded by the coding sequence ATGAATAGAAGTTTTAAAATCCTGCTTGGTATTGTACTTTTAATCCTTGCTTTGATATTAGGATTTAGCACAGCAAAAGCTGACCAGATTACACCTGAAAAGGTTGCAACAGCAATTGACAATGTGTGGGTGCTTATTACAGCATTTTTAGTCTTCTTCATGCAAGCAGGGTTTGCAATGGTTGAAGCAGGCTTTACAAGAGCAAAAAATGCAAGCAACATTGTTATGAAAAACCTAATGGACTTTGCAATAGGCTCTGTAATTTTTTGGTTGTTCGGGTTTGCATTCATGTTTGGCAAAGACGCTGGTGGTTTTATAGGAACGTCAGGATTTTTCTTGAGCGACTCATTCAAACATTTAGGGCTTTCAATTCCTCTTACATCATTCTTGATGTTCCAGACAGTATTTGCGGCAACAGCCGCAACGATTGTCTCTGGTGCTATGGCTGAGCGAACAAAGTTCATTGCTTACTGTATCTACAGCGCAGTTATTTCATTCATAATATATCCTGTTGTAGGTCACTGGGCATGGGGCGGCGGCTGGCTTAGCAAGCTTGGATTTATCGACTTTGCAGGTTCTACTGTTGTACATTCTGTTGGTGGCTGGAGTGCACTGATAGGTGCCGCAATGCTTGGACCGAGAATAGGAAAATACACAAAAGATGGCAAGGTCAATGCTATCCCAGGCCATAGCATAACTTTAGCAGCACTTGGCACATTTATCTTGTGGTTTGGCTGGTTTGGATTTAACCCAGGTTCTACTCTTTCAAGTATGAACGACAAAATTGGCGATATTGCTGTCAATACCAACTTGGCAGCTGCGATGGGTGCAAACTTAGCAATGATATATACATGGCTAAAGTACAAAAAACCAGACGTTAGTATGACACTAAACGGTGCTTTGGCTGGTCTTGTTGCAATTACAGCAGGCTGTGCATCAGTTAACGCTTGGGGTGCAGCAATTATTGGTGGTCTTGCAGGAATACTTGTAGTTGTCGCTGTTGAGTTCATTGACAAAAAGCTCAAAATTGATGACCCAGTCGGTGCAATCTCAGTGCATGGCGTATGTGGTGCGTTTGGTACACTGATGGTTGGTCTTTTTGCAACAGATGGAGGACTTTTCTATGGCGGTGGTATAAAGCAATTTTTAGTTCAGCTTGCAGGTGTTGCTTCAACATTTATATGGACTACAATAACAGCCTTTATCCTCTTTGCAATAATCAAACTCACAGTTGGTTTGAGAGTCTCTGAAGAGGAAGAGATAGAAGGTCTGGATGTTACAGAACATGGCACGGCAGCATATGGTGACTTTGTAATAAAATCTCAAACAGTTAAGTAA
- a CDS encoding DUF6922 domain-containing protein: MKLPEDFKILFKNYNFEMLDTEKHKELIIKTVLAKGDWEHIEKLFTFYSFTEIKDVFLKDFYGVKELPIPTIYLWGSIFLDEKEYWKYRNMRNKMNLVEKWKQTRKIHNTTK; the protein is encoded by the coding sequence GTGAAACTTCCTGAGGATTTTAAAATTTTATTCAAAAATTATAACTTTGAAATGTTAGACACAGAAAAACACAAAGAATTAATAATAAAGACAGTATTAGCAAAAGGGGATTGGGAACATATTGAAAAACTTTTTACTTTTTATAGCTTCACCGAAATAAAAGATGTATTCTTAAAAGACTTCTATGGTGTTAAAGAACTTCCTATACCTACAATTTACCTTTGGGGAAGTATATTTCTTGATGAAAAAGAGTATTGGAAATATAGAAATATGAGAAATAAGATGAACTTGGTAGAAAAATGGAAACAGACAAGAAAGATACACAACACTACCAAGTGA
- a CDS encoding RNA-guided endonuclease InsQ/TnpB family protein codes for MYKTQKNHIRCDKQTYRLLRQLCHFSKNLYNYALYHIRQHYFKAQEYLRYESVYHLVKENENYRLLPSQVAQQTLISVNESFKSFLGLLRAKKEGKVEEKVSMPKYLPKDGMYQIVFPKDQFKIEDKKVRLSLGRSFAKEFGVRYLYFDLPATVLGKKIKEVRIIPRFNGRWFEIEYVYEEKQQFKVFDLSRYLGIDLGLDNFAAVVDTIGTAFLIEGRFLKSVNRWYNKQRARLQSIYSKQGIKCGRKLAQISRKRQHIIDNFLNQAVSLIIKHCLNNQISTVVVGRMKGIKQGIELGAINNQNFVGIPYDKFKRKLKSKCMYYGIRYMEVDESFTSQRCSRCGKVSKSSRRYRGLYVCKDCGYVVNADINGAVNILTKVAGESVVEQITGSGCVNHPVRIRVA; via the coding sequence ATGTACAAAACACAGAAAAATCATATAAGATGTGATAAACAAACATACAGACTGCTTCGTCAACTTTGCCACTTTTCAAAAAACTTATACAACTATGCCCTGTATCATATAAGGCAACACTACTTTAAAGCTCAGGAATATCTGCGATATGAAAGTGTATATCATCTTGTGAAAGAGAACGAAAACTACAGGCTTTTGCCATCGCAGGTTGCCCAGCAAACACTTATTTCAGTAAATGAATCTTTTAAATCTTTTCTAGGTCTTTTGAGAGCCAAAAAAGAAGGAAAAGTAGAAGAAAAAGTTTCAATGCCAAAATACCTGCCGAAGGATGGGATGTATCAGATAGTTTTTCCCAAGGACCAGTTCAAAATAGAAGATAAAAAAGTACGATTGAGTCTTGGCAGGAGTTTTGCAAAAGAGTTTGGTGTAAGATACCTGTATTTTGACCTGCCAGCTACGGTTTTGGGTAAGAAAATTAAGGAAGTCAGGATAATACCAAGATTTAATGGTAGATGGTTTGAGATTGAGTATGTGTATGAAGAGAAGCAGCAATTTAAAGTTTTTGATTTGAGCAGATATTTAGGGATAGACTTAGGGCTTGACAATTTTGCGGCGGTGGTTGATACCATCGGGACTGCCTTTTTGATAGAGGGCAGGTTTCTAAAATCAGTCAACCGGTGGTACAACAAACAAAGGGCAAGACTTCAGTCAATCTACAGCAAGCAGGGGATAAAATGTGGCAGAAAACTTGCTCAGATTTCTCGCAAAAGACAGCATATAATTGACAACTTTTTGAATCAGGCTGTGAGTTTAATAATCAAGCACTGTTTGAACAATCAGATATCTACAGTAGTTGTTGGCAGAATGAAAGGTATAAAGCAGGGGATAGAGCTTGGGGCTATAAACAATCAAAATTTTGTGGGGATACCGTATGATAAGTTCAAGAGGAAGCTAAAATCAAAGTGTATGTATTATGGCATAAGGTATATGGAAGTGGACGAAAGTTTTACTTCGCAAAGATGCAGCAGATGCGGGAAGGTCAGCAAAAGCAGCAGAAGATACAGAGGATTGTATGTATGCAAGGATTGTGGATATGTAGTGAATGCGGATATAAATGGTGCGGTAAATATACTTACAAAGGTAGCCGGTGAGTCTGTAGTAGAGCAGATAACCGGTAGTGGGTGTGTGAACCACCCTGTGAGAATAAGGGTAGCTTAA
- a CDS encoding class I SAM-dependent methyltransferase: protein MDVQRYFDMLAEKWDEIAWHDPQKVNEIIEKIQLKKGDKVLDVGCGTGVLIEYILKFVGQQGSYLGVDISKKMIERAEEKYKDIENVDFVCCDVVDLSFKEYFDAIICYSVFPHIEDKEMAVKKFSQMLKEGGKLAIAHSQSRDRINSLHKDLPEPVKNHFLPPMNEIIDMCQKAELNIICNIDSSEMFLLIAQKEHINNI, encoded by the coding sequence ATGGATGTACAGAGATATTTTGACATGCTTGCAGAAAAGTGGGATGAAATTGCATGGCATGACCCTCAAAAGGTAAATGAAATAATAGAAAAAATCCAGCTCAAAAAGGGTGATAAGGTTTTAGATGTTGGATGTGGCACAGGAGTTTTGATAGAATATATTTTAAAATTTGTCGGGCAGCAAGGAAGCTATCTCGGGGTGGACATTTCAAAGAAGATGATTGAAAGAGCAGAAGAAAAGTACAAAGATATAGAAAATGTAGATTTTGTTTGTTGCGATGTTGTAGACCTTTCTTTCAAGGAATACTTTGATGCTATCATATGCTACTCAGTCTTTCCCCATATAGAAGACAAAGAAATGGCAGTAAAAAAGTTTTCTCAGATGCTAAAAGAAGGTGGCAAGCTTGCAATTGCTCATTCACAGTCAAGAGATAGAATAAATAGCCTTCATAAAGACCTTCCTGAACCAGTAAAGAATCATTTTCTGCCGCCGATGAATGAAATCATAGACATGTGCCAAAAAGCAGAACTAAATATCATTTGCAATATTGATAGCAGTGAGATGTTCCTGCTAATTGCTCAAAAAGAACATATCAATAATATTTAG
- a CDS encoding sodium ion-translocating decarboxylase subunit beta: MEFFNMITKAISDILITSGFAKITLGQAIMLGISCVLMYLAIGKKFEPLLLLPIAFGMMLANLPLSFLSSQDKGGLVYYLYQGVKLGIYPPLIFLGVGAMTDFGPLIAMPSSLFLGAAAQFGIYFAFMVALLIGFTPQEAASIGIIGGADGPTAIFLTTKLAPHLLGAIAIAAYSYMALIPLIQPPIMRLLTTKEERMVKMDQLREVSKLEKIVFPIAVTIIVSLLLPSVAPLIGMLMLGNLFRECGVVERLSETAQNALINIITIFLGLSVGATASADRFLNPKTLAIIFLGLLAFIFATVGGVVFGKIMYKLSGGKINPLIGSAGVSAVPMAARVSQVVGQKENPSNFLLMHAMGPNVAGVIGSAVAAGVLLTLFK; encoded by the coding sequence ATGGAATTTTTCAATATGATAACAAAAGCAATCTCTGACATACTCATAACATCAGGTTTTGCAAAGATAACCTTAGGTCAGGCTATTATGCTTGGGATTTCATGCGTCTTGATGTACCTTGCAATTGGCAAAAAGTTTGAACCGCTTTTGCTTTTACCTATTGCATTTGGTATGATGCTTGCAAACTTGCCACTTTCTTTCTTGTCAAGCCAAGACAAGGGCGGGCTTGTTTATTATCTTTATCAAGGAGTAAAGCTTGGCATTTATCCACCACTGATTTTTCTTGGTGTTGGGGCGATGACAGACTTTGGGCCACTAATTGCAATGCCAAGCAGCTTGTTTTTGGGTGCTGCTGCCCAGTTTGGTATTTATTTTGCTTTTATGGTGGCGCTTCTTATAGGCTTTACACCGCAGGAAGCAGCATCTATTGGCATAATTGGTGGTGCTGATGGTCCAACTGCAATTTTCCTTACCACCAAGCTTGCACCACACCTTCTTGGAGCTATTGCAATTGCTGCATATTCTTACATGGCGCTAATTCCGCTTATCCAGCCGCCAATCATGAGGCTTTTGACAACAAAGGAAGAGCGCATGGTCAAGATGGATCAGCTTCGAGAGGTTTCAAAACTTGAAAAGATAGTTTTCCCTATTGCTGTGACAATAATTGTATCTCTGCTTTTACCATCTGTTGCACCACTGATTGGTATGCTCATGCTTGGCAATCTTTTCAGAGAATGTGGAGTTGTTGAAAGACTTTCAGAAACTGCTCAGAATGCACTTATTAACATCATCACAATCTTTTTAGGACTTTCTGTTGGTGCAACGGCAAGTGCAGACAGGTTTTTAAATCCAAAGACACTTGCGATAATCTTCTTGGGACTTTTGGCATTCATATTTGCAACAGTTGGTGGCGTTGTGTTTGGCAAGATAATGTACAAACTCTCTGGTGGGAAAATCAATCCTCTAATTGGATCTGCAGGTGTTTCAGCTGTTCCTATGGCAGCACGTGTTTCTCAAGTTGTTGGGCAAAAGGAGAACCCGTCAAACTTTTTACTCATGCACGCAATGGGTCCAAACGTTGCAGGGGTTATAGGCTCTGCAGTTGCAGCAGGTGTGCTCTTGACCTTGTTTAAATAA
- a CDS encoding biotin/lipoyl-containing protein has translation MKYIVTVNGKKFEVEVERVENGNGSKQANETSKKVSAEEIGKAVAGGIKISAPMPGKILAVNVQEGQKVKKGDVLFILEAMKMENEIMSPEDGTVEKVVVSKGAQVASGDILAILK, from the coding sequence ATGAAATATATTGTAACAGTTAATGGTAAGAAGTTTGAGGTTGAAGTTGAAAGAGTAGAAAACGGCAATGGTTCAAAACAGGCTAATGAAACTTCAAAAAAGGTATCAGCAGAGGAGATTGGCAAAGCAGTAGCCGGAGGAATAAAGATTTCTGCGCCAATGCCAGGAAAAATCTTGGCTGTGAATGTCCAAGAGGGGCAAAAGGTCAAAAAAGGTGATGTTCTTTTTATCTTAGAGGCGATGAAGATGGAAAATGAGATTATGTCACCGGAAGATGGCACTGTTGAAAAGGTAGTTGTATCAAAAGGAGCTCAGGTTGCAAGTGGTGATATTTTAGCAATCTTAAAGTAA
- a CDS encoding OadG family transporter subunit, producing MHYNYNTLGERLILGFEVTIIGMLIVFAVLALLSLIISLLSKVLQRIAKAPQKESGIDEGLNLTIDETEEYKPVDKTGFVSGEALVIDADDEEVAAILAAVSFDTSIPLSELKIKSIKPVNR from the coding sequence ATGCACTACAACTACAATACACTGGGTGAGAGGCTCATCTTAGGGTTTGAAGTCACTATTATTGGAATGCTCATTGTCTTTGCTGTTTTGGCACTTTTGAGCTTAATTATAAGCCTTCTTTCAAAAGTTTTACAAAGGATTGCAAAAGCGCCACAAAAAGAAAGTGGTATTGATGAAGGTTTAAATCTCACCATAGATGAGACAGAAGAGTACAAACCTGTCGACAAAACAGGTTTTGTCTCAGGTGAAGCTTTGGTAATTGACGCTGATGATGAAGAGGTTGCGGCAATTTTGGCAGCAGTTTCATTTGACACCAGTATTCCACTTTCTGAGCTAAAAATAAAATCAATAAAACCTGTTAACAGGTAA